A DNA window from Lytechinus pictus isolate F3 Inbred unplaced genomic scaffold, Lp3.0 scaffold_38, whole genome shotgun sequence contains the following coding sequences:
- the LOC135158119 gene encoding carbohydrate sulfotransferase 11-like has product MAATKMIAVRLSHAANPINLYSITKPSPVEDIQQKRRTHLLQACERLNSNQHLVNFDHLGVDTLKKMNHIFVLDKLKILYCYIPKAGCTTMKKILLVLNGNIKTTNIEHETVHKLADTHFPLLRKYSLEDAKVRLKTYRKLIFVREPFSRILSAYRDKLDLNGSCRNKYWSRKINEHANEEVTRDNDFNLTFVNFVQYLGNLSNKLNIPKEEHWREFHRLCYPCHVPYDFIGHFETFCEDVREGVQKIVDGVEIDIPQSSNPTKSSYSGMLSKYYSQVSSTQLQSLYKRLETDIEIFNYQVPTFIADRINTSVSRR; this is encoded by the exons ATGGCTGCTACCAAGATGATCGCCGTGAGGTTGTCGCATGCAGCTAACCCAATAAACCTGTATAGT ATAACCAAACCCTCCCCTGTCGAAGATATTCAGCAGAAACGACGCACACATCTACTGCAGGCATGTGAGCGTTTGAACTCCAATCAGCATCTAGTCAACTTTGATCATCTGGGCGTCGACACCTTAAAGAAAATGAACCACATCTTTGTGTTAGATAAATTAAAGATTCTTTACTGCTATATACCCAAGGCTGGTTGTACAACGATGAAGAAAATACTTCTCGTGCTAAATGGGAATATCAAGACAACCAACATCGAACACGAAACGGTTCATAAACTTGCCGACACGCACTTTCCGTTATTGCGTAAATACAGTCTGGAAGATGCAAAAGTTAGACTTAAAACGTACCGTAAACTAATATTTGTACGCGAGCCGTTTTCACGGATTCTGTCAGCATATCGGGACAAGCTTGATTTAAATGGATCCTGTAGGAATAAATATTGGTCTCGTAAAATAAACGAACATGCAAACGAAGAAGTTACAAGAGATAATGATTTTAACTTGACATTTGTTAATTTCGTTCAATACCTTGGTAATTTATCTAATAAACTCAATATTCCAAAGGAAGAACATTGGAGAGAGTTCCATCGTCTGTGCTATCCATGTCATGTGCCTTACGATTTCATTGGACATTTTGAAACCTTCTGCGAAGACGTGCGCGAAGGTGTTCAGAAAATTGTCGATGGTGTTGAAATAGATATTCCCCAGTCATCAAATCCTACTAAAAGCAGTTACTCGGGGATGCTGTCAAAATACTATTCACAAGTTAGTTCGACGCAGTTACAATCGCTCTACAAGAGGCTGGAGACGGATATTGAAATATTCAACTACCAAGTCCCAACCTTTATTGCTGACCGTATTAACACTTCCGTCTCCCGTAGATAA